Proteins from a single region of Bdellovibrio bacteriovorus:
- the clpA gene encoding ATP-dependent Clp protease ATP-binding subunit ClpA, translating to MMSRELERKLAEATELAKRSQHEFVTLEHILLVLTESPIMVEILEACGVNVQKLRGDLRDHLRVGIPLITDEQLSSYGGFESWTPEFTLACHRLIQRAAIQMKSAGRNQISEGSLLVSLFYEQDSHATFALARQGLTQFDIINYISHGITKDGKDHEIPPASGPRGNGENEEAFQEGRSNPLESFCVNLNEKAKKKQLDPLIGRDEILARAVQVLSRRTKNNPLLIGEPGVGKTAIAEGLAQKIVDGEVPEKLKNAVIYSLDLGGLLAGTKFRGDFEGRLKAVVKEIGKRPGAILFIDEIHTIVGAGATSGGSMDASNLLKPALANGDISCIGSTTHSEYRQYFEKDRALNRRFQRIDVNEPSTQDCIEILKGLRSSYEEFHEVHYTDEAIKAAVELSQKHIQGKLLPDKAIDVLDEAGAHFRLKYEAAEEITIDTREIEETIAKMTNLPVATVSASEKHQLKDLDKKLKALIFGQDEAIDRLVANIKFSRSGLGRPNKPIGSFLFTGPTGVGKTEVCRQLAQLMGVHFERFDMSEYMEKHAVARLVGAPPGYVGYEEGGLLTEAVNKNPYGVLLLDEIEKAHPDITNILLQVMDAGRLTDANGRVADFKNVILVMTSNAGAMETSRGTISMIEDSRSSLSMEAIKKSFSPEFINRLDAVVSFRDLGDDMVMKITQKFVDELKMMLLEKKVELNASQDVIKWLMKKGYDKVYGARPLARAVDEHLKKALVDELLFGRLVDGGRVNVEIERDIPKFHFSTTSSPKILKQPVTT from the coding sequence ATGATGAGTCGTGAATTAGAGCGCAAGCTCGCCGAAGCCACGGAACTAGCCAAACGAAGTCAGCACGAGTTCGTCACGCTGGAACATATTCTTCTAGTGCTGACGGAATCCCCGATCATGGTTGAAATTCTTGAAGCTTGCGGAGTGAACGTCCAAAAACTTCGCGGCGATTTAAGGGATCACTTACGAGTGGGCATCCCGCTTATCACCGATGAACAACTGTCCTCTTACGGCGGCTTTGAGTCTTGGACGCCAGAATTTACTCTGGCATGCCATCGTTTGATTCAACGTGCGGCAATCCAAATGAAAAGCGCTGGACGCAATCAGATCAGCGAAGGCAGTCTGCTTGTTTCTTTATTTTATGAACAAGATTCGCACGCCACATTTGCGCTGGCTCGTCAGGGGCTGACACAGTTTGATATTATTAATTATATCTCTCACGGAATTACTAAAGACGGTAAAGACCACGAGATCCCACCGGCTTCCGGTCCGCGCGGCAACGGTGAAAACGAAGAGGCCTTTCAAGAAGGACGCTCCAACCCACTTGAAAGTTTTTGCGTTAACTTAAATGAAAAAGCAAAAAAGAAACAACTGGATCCACTGATTGGACGCGATGAAATTTTAGCGCGTGCCGTGCAAGTTCTGTCTCGCCGCACGAAAAACAATCCACTTTTAATTGGTGAACCTGGTGTTGGTAAAACAGCTATCGCTGAAGGTTTAGCTCAGAAAATCGTGGATGGCGAAGTGCCGGAAAAACTTAAAAACGCCGTGATCTATTCCTTGGATCTAGGGGGCTTGCTTGCGGGCACAAAATTCCGCGGGGATTTCGAAGGACGCCTTAAAGCGGTCGTCAAAGAAATCGGCAAACGTCCCGGAGCTATTCTATTTATTGATGAGATTCATACCATCGTGGGTGCCGGTGCTACCAGCGGTGGTTCCATGGATGCGTCTAATTTATTAAAGCCGGCTTTAGCAAACGGTGATATCAGCTGTATTGGTTCAACCACCCACAGTGAGTATCGCCAGTACTTTGAAAAAGATCGCGCTTTAAACAGACGCTTTCAACGTATCGACGTGAATGAACCTTCCACTCAAGACTGTATTGAGATCCTTAAAGGCTTGCGCAGCTCTTATGAAGAGTTCCATGAGGTTCACTACACGGATGAAGCAATTAAGGCCGCCGTAGAGCTTTCGCAAAAACATATCCAAGGCAAATTGCTTCCGGATAAAGCAATTGACGTGCTTGATGAAGCTGGTGCGCACTTCCGCCTCAAATACGAAGCGGCGGAAGAGATCACCATCGACACACGCGAAATCGAAGAAACCATTGCGAAGATGACGAATCTTCCGGTGGCGACGGTTTCGGCTAGCGAAAAACATCAGCTCAAAGATTTAGACAAAAAACTAAAAGCTTTGATTTTTGGACAAGACGAAGCCATCGATCGCTTGGTGGCGAATATCAAATTTTCGCGCAGTGGTTTGGGTCGTCCTAATAAACCGATCGGAAGTTTTTTATTCACCGGCCCTACGGGTGTCGGTAAAACAGAAGTGTGTCGCCAATTAGCGCAGCTGATGGGAGTTCACTTTGAACGCTTTGACATGAGTGAGTACATGGAAAAACATGCAGTCGCTCGTTTGGTCGGAGCGCCTCCGGGATATGTGGGGTATGAAGAAGGTGGATTGTTGACCGAAGCCGTGAACAAAAATCCTTATGGGGTGTTGTTGCTCGACGAAATTGAAAAAGCTCATCCGGATATCACGAATATCTTGCTGCAAGTGATGGACGCCGGTCGACTGACTGATGCTAACGGACGCGTGGCAGACTTTAAAAACGTGATCTTGGTGATGACTTCCAACGCCGGGGCGATGGAAACTTCGCGCGGCACGATCAGCATGATCGAAGACAGTCGCAGCTCATTGTCGATGGAAGCAATTAAGAAATCTTTCTCTCCCGAGTTTATCAATCGTTTGGACGCTGTGGTGTCCTTCCGCGATTTGGGTGACGATATGGTGATGAAGATCACGCAAAAATTCGTCGACGAATTGAAGATGATGCTTTTAGAGAAAAAAGTAGAACTGAATGCTTCTCAAGATGTAATTAAGTGGCTAATGAAAAAAGGCTATGACAAAGTTTACGGCGCACGTCCCTTGGCCCGCGCCGTAGATGAACATCTGAAAAAAGCTTTGGTGGACGAACTCCTTTTTGGACGCCTTGTCGATGGAGGACGCGTTAACGTGGAGATAGAGCGCGATATACCGAAGTTCCATTTTAGCACCACCTCAAGTCCTAAAATTCTTAAACAACCCGTCACGACATAG
- the clpS gene encoding ATP-dependent Clp protease adapter ClpS: MANNENHNDGNYPFSSPEGEAGVQIVPKLDTPKMYKVILLNDDYTPMDFVVLVLRRFFTKTEEQATEIMLDVHKKGAGIAGVYSLEIAEMKVMQVNQFAQLNKYPLKSTLEEES, translated from the coding sequence ATGGCAAATAATGAGAATCACAACGACGGCAACTACCCGTTCTCCTCTCCCGAAGGCGAGGCCGGTGTCCAGATCGTCCCAAAATTAGACACGCCTAAAATGTATAAAGTGATTTTATTAAACGATGATTATACGCCTATGGATTTTGTCGTCCTTGTATTGCGTCGGTTTTTCACAAAAACAGAAGAGCAAGCGACAGAAATAATGTTAGATGTACATAAGAAGGGCGCAGGGATTGCGGGAGTCTACAGCCTGGAAATCGCGGAAATGAAGGTGATGCAAGTCAACCAGTTCGCGCAGTTGAATAAGTACCCGCTTAAAAGCACGCTGGAGGAGGAATCATGA
- the lnt gene encoding apolipoprotein N-acyltransferase — translation MMKRTFQFFKQKAHEFRWPLLSGILVGTTYIPFPPWALVFCYTPLWLFAIEESTSVKKSFWGGWVTQFVLTLIGFHWIAYTAHEFGQIPWIVSVFALLLFCAFMHLYIPVALAAGTWLRLRFKLSAGPTLVIIAILHSLLERVWPVIFDWHLGYTLLWAKIPIYHLADLVGFLGLSAIVLLFNAWVAYIWLKQNFIRKALTHLSLLTICFSLLVAAGFWHGKGWNKFDREINITAVQANIGNLEKVFAEQGRGYQQVITNKFINLTTEAAQKFPQTDVFVWPETAFPDYLDQHYLTHRNQQLLISGMAPLGKPLITGAYSKDPNTDTRIDRSSYNAMFLVDQNGNNLDVPYRKTELLAFGEYLPFSEEFPILLKWMPFISNFGRGQGPHTMTLNHKGEGIKWGPQICYEGLYPNFSRGLAEKGTDIIVNVTNDSWFGYPFEPRQHLYMTFARAIEIRRPLMRSTNTGITTAILANGDVLQQSPIHTEWTGTFNVKYLKDAPTTFFVRGGHRDWMALIVVLVLTIIFGAYNARSRRS, via the coding sequence ATGATGAAGAGAACGTTTCAATTTTTCAAGCAGAAAGCCCACGAATTTCGTTGGCCCCTGCTCTCTGGAATTTTAGTCGGCACCACCTACATTCCGTTTCCACCATGGGCTTTGGTGTTTTGCTATACACCGTTGTGGCTTTTTGCGATTGAAGAAAGCACGTCGGTAAAAAAATCTTTCTGGGGAGGTTGGGTTACTCAATTCGTTCTCACCTTGATTGGTTTTCATTGGATTGCTTACACCGCCCATGAATTCGGGCAGATCCCATGGATTGTTTCTGTTTTCGCGTTGCTACTTTTTTGTGCGTTCATGCACTTGTATATTCCGGTGGCCTTGGCCGCAGGAACTTGGCTGCGCTTGCGTTTCAAACTTTCTGCCGGTCCGACATTGGTTATTATCGCGATTTTACATTCGCTTCTAGAACGTGTTTGGCCCGTCATCTTTGATTGGCATTTAGGTTACACCTTGTTGTGGGCGAAGATCCCCATTTATCACCTTGCAGATCTGGTGGGTTTTTTGGGGCTTTCAGCCATCGTGCTGCTTTTCAACGCTTGGGTGGCTTACATTTGGTTGAAACAAAATTTTATTCGTAAAGCGCTGACACACCTAAGTCTTTTAACAATTTGTTTTTCGTTGTTAGTCGCGGCAGGTTTCTGGCACGGAAAAGGCTGGAACAAGTTTGATCGCGAAATCAATATCACCGCCGTTCAAGCCAATATCGGCAACTTAGAAAAAGTTTTCGCCGAACAAGGTCGCGGCTATCAACAGGTCATCACCAATAAGTTTATCAACCTGACCACGGAAGCTGCGCAAAAATTTCCGCAAACCGACGTTTTTGTTTGGCCGGAAACAGCCTTCCCCGATTATTTAGACCAACACTATCTCACTCATCGCAACCAACAGTTATTGATCAGTGGCATGGCCCCCTTAGGTAAACCCCTCATCACCGGAGCTTATTCTAAAGATCCCAACACAGATACGCGCATTGATCGCTCCAGCTACAACGCCATGTTTTTAGTTGATCAAAATGGCAACAACTTAGATGTGCCGTATCGCAAAACAGAGTTGTTGGCCTTTGGCGAGTACCTGCCTTTTTCAGAAGAGTTTCCAATTTTATTAAAGTGGATGCCCTTTATTTCTAACTTTGGCCGGGGTCAGGGACCACACACCATGACCCTCAACCACAAGGGAGAGGGAATAAAATGGGGACCCCAGATTTGTTACGAAGGTCTTTATCCCAATTTTTCTCGCGGCCTGGCAGAAAAAGGGACGGACATCATCGTGAATGTCACCAATGACTCGTGGTTTGGATATCCGTTTGAGCCACGCCAACATCTGTACATGACCTTCGCGCGCGCCATTGAAATTCGTCGCCCGCTGATGCGCTCAACCAATACTGGCATTACCACCGCTATTTTAGCCAATGGCGATGTATTACAACAATCCCCGATTCACACCGAGTGGACGGGCACTTTCAATGTTAAATATCTTAAAGACGCACCGACGACTTTTTTCGTTCGTGGAGGTCACCGTGACTGGATGGCTCTTATCGTCGTGCTGGTTCTGACAATTATTTTTGGAGCTTATAATGCAAGATCTCGTCGTTCTTGA
- a CDS encoding type IV pilin protein, whose translation MFSKNRKSQSGFSLVELMVVVAIIGVLASIAVPQVNKYIAKARQSEAKTILSSIYTSEKAFFAEYSAYHGMFGAIGYSPEGKLRYNAGFSATTNAGTAQGFNNPPTALPGTAVTTGTYCGANGNMAFGCTVLNGLTGNPPPAPTNAVLALNSFTVAAHALIYGATTDEWTIDNNKDLRNRVPGIN comes from the coding sequence ATGTTCTCGAAAAATCGTAAATCTCAGTCGGGCTTCTCGCTCGTTGAGTTGATGGTCGTAGTTGCCATCATCGGGGTTCTCGCGTCAATCGCGGTACCACAAGTTAACAAATACATCGCGAAAGCGCGTCAGTCTGAAGCGAAGACAATCTTGTCTTCGATTTATACTTCCGAGAAGGCTTTCTTTGCGGAGTACTCTGCATATCATGGCATGTTCGGCGCTATCGGCTATTCGCCAGAAGGTAAGCTACGCTACAATGCGGGTTTTTCGGCAACAACAAACGCTGGGACCGCTCAAGGTTTTAATAACCCACCTACGGCTCTTCCGGGAACGGCTGTGACCACTGGTACATATTGTGGCGCCAACGGAAATATGGCCTTCGGCTGCACAGTGCTTAACGGTCTTACTGGCAACCCTCCACCTGCTCCAACAAATGCAGTTTTGGCGCTCAATTCATTCACAGTGGCCGCTCATGCTTTAATTTATGGAGCTACGACAGATGAATGGACGATCGATAATAATAAAGATCTCAGAAACCGAGTTCCAGGTATTAACTAG
- a CDS encoding tetratricopeptide repeat protein codes for MPRLVLTITFLSILMGCATTSHHDTRIDKRLTPPIPLFLAKYNNASVQELQKIEVGGDQEDRIRWWKTYVVSMKLKDTQSKTACEGFKQLSMATDFPLHDLALLRAYESCSDRSTLAELPSSVPPWYRDLYVDSKLKDAQSTTDQKDDLEALVEKARLETQRKNKEDFYMQALLIAQKMGDKEKVQELQTQLYKNSPRLNPLPAYKDLSSVAFDYRFHREFEQALKTYRKIMTSKEASAEDQFQALKNIRQTYKVAQQRNDYINATADLVNWTKTQFNKNKKDRKSLTRYHDAQVLFAKTLWTEDQTSRAVQVLKDTHRQLRGAYPMDEVFFILGRIDEEKGNYTKALEYFEASYAQPVSFAGLRDKIAWLKSWNYYKLQKWGEAEKSLAQMKEQVKDPSDKARARFWTARTLKALNRSDEATKELEELIQEDPLGYYGVMANRELQRNFTPLKVQGKELESLSLLGIAELDPQMRLIAEWLIAVHEKPFAEKVLNIAVDDLKKRNVTSEDTWLAMFSGYARTGLYLPLFSALGALDSKVKDKLLNDHPDLLFPKPFGDIISSASQKSGTPQEFIYSIIRQESAFNPEARSPVDAFGLMQLLPSVAKQLAKRNNLEYKEAADLFKPEINIPLGAYELKALMNKYDDQFILAVSGYNANDSAIRGWIKTRFRDDPLEFIEEVPYEETRAYIKLTMRNYVFYRRLLDQDESLKFPEELLKLTRTRQVSGPVSN; via the coding sequence ATGCCACGTTTAGTACTTACCATCACTTTTCTTTCGATTTTAATGGGTTGTGCGACGACTTCGCACCATGACACGCGCATTGATAAGCGCCTGACTCCCCCTATTCCATTATTCCTTGCTAAATACAACAATGCCTCCGTGCAAGAGTTGCAAAAGATCGAAGTCGGCGGCGACCAGGAAGATCGCATCCGCTGGTGGAAGACTTATGTCGTTTCCATGAAACTGAAAGACACACAAAGTAAAACCGCCTGTGAAGGTTTTAAACAGCTTTCGATGGCCACCGATTTTCCCTTGCATGATCTTGCTTTATTACGCGCTTACGAATCGTGTTCGGATCGCAGCACGTTGGCGGAGCTGCCCTCTTCTGTGCCCCCCTGGTACCGCGATCTTTATGTCGACAGCAAACTGAAAGACGCGCAAAGCACCACGGACCAAAAAGATGATCTTGAGGCCTTGGTTGAAAAAGCACGTTTAGAAACGCAACGTAAAAACAAAGAAGATTTTTACATGCAGGCCCTCTTGATCGCGCAAAAAATGGGCGACAAAGAAAAAGTGCAGGAACTGCAAACGCAGCTTTATAAAAACTCTCCTCGCCTAAATCCCCTGCCGGCTTATAAAGACCTCAGCTCGGTGGCCTTTGACTATCGCTTTCATCGCGAATTTGAACAGGCCTTAAAAACCTATCGCAAAATCATGACTTCCAAAGAAGCGAGCGCCGAGGATCAGTTCCAGGCCTTAAAAAATATCCGTCAGACCTACAAAGTCGCGCAACAGCGCAACGACTATATCAATGCGACGGCGGATCTGGTGAATTGGACTAAGACTCAGTTCAATAAAAACAAAAAAGATCGCAAATCGCTCACCCGATATCACGACGCCCAAGTTCTTTTCGCCAAAACCCTGTGGACCGAAGATCAAACTTCACGCGCGGTTCAGGTTTTAAAAGACACTCACCGCCAATTACGGGGCGCTTATCCGATGGATGAAGTGTTTTTTATTTTGGGTCGCATCGATGAAGAAAAAGGAAATTACACCAAAGCTTTAGAATACTTTGAAGCCAGCTACGCTCAACCTGTCAGCTTCGCGGGATTGCGCGATAAGATCGCGTGGTTAAAATCTTGGAACTATTATAAGTTGCAAAAATGGGGTGAGGCTGAAAAAAGTCTCGCGCAAATGAAAGAGCAAGTGAAAGATCCGTCGGATAAAGCACGCGCTCGCTTCTGGACCGCCAGAACTTTAAAGGCTCTGAATCGCTCCGATGAAGCCACTAAAGAGCTTGAAGAGCTGATTCAAGAAGATCCTTTGGGATATTACGGTGTCATGGCCAACCGTGAACTGCAAAGAAACTTTACGCCGCTCAAAGTTCAAGGCAAAGAATTAGAAAGTTTAAGCCTGCTGGGAATCGCGGAACTAGATCCCCAAATGCGCTTGATCGCGGAATGGCTTATCGCGGTTCACGAAAAACCTTTTGCCGAAAAAGTTTTAAATATTGCCGTGGACGACCTTAAAAAACGCAATGTAACTTCTGAAGACACCTGGCTTGCGATGTTTTCAGGTTACGCGCGCACCGGCCTCTATTTACCACTGTTTTCTGCCTTAGGGGCGCTGGATTCAAAAGTAAAAGATAAACTTTTAAATGATCATCCGGACTTACTTTTCCCCAAACCATTCGGAGACATCATCAGTTCAGCCTCACAAAAAAGCGGAACCCCGCAAGAGTTTATTTATTCCATCATTCGTCAAGAATCTGCATTTAATCCCGAAGCCCGCAGCCCTGTGGATGCGTTCGGCTTGATGCAGCTGTTGCCAAGTGTGGCTAAGCAATTAGCAAAAAGAAACAATCTTGAATACAAAGAGGCGGCGGATTTATTTAAGCCTGAAATCAATATCCCGCTGGGTGCTTACGAATTAAAAGCTTTGATGAACAAATACGATGACCAATTTATTTTGGCGGTTTCAGGATACAACGCCAATGACTCAGCCATTCGTGGATGGATCAAAACTCGCTTCCGCGACGACCCCTTAGAGTTCATCGAAGAAGTTCCTTACGAGGAAACCCGAGCCTATATCAAGCTGACGATGAGAAATTATGTGTTCTATCGTCGACTTCTTGATCAGGACGAAAGCTTGAAATTCCCTGAAGAGCTCTTAAAGCTCACCAGAACCCGCCAGGTCTCGGGCCCCGTCTCGAATTGA
- the htpX gene encoding protease HtpX, whose product MAFLKRIGLFVLTNVLVMVTIGIVWSLVSHFLGLAGLNSYIPFLMAFCLVWGMGGAFISLLMSKWVAKKFHGVQIIQPNNQNPELRALVNKVHDFARRAGLPKMPEVGIYESIDINAFATGPSKSNSLVAVSSGLLQRMNEKEIDGVLAHEVAHIANGDMVTMTLIQGIVNAFAMFFSRILANIVASNVDEKFRGVVHFAVVILGDIAFTLLGSIVVNYFSRRREFRADAGGARYASRESMIAALQKLRSVYSLPIPPEEGATATLMISNRDKQGALAKLFMTHPPLEVRIEALQRSRL is encoded by the coding sequence ATGGCATTTTTAAAACGAATTGGTTTATTTGTATTAACGAACGTGTTGGTGATGGTCACCATCGGTATCGTTTGGTCTTTGGTAAGCCACTTCCTCGGCTTAGCGGGCCTTAATTCTTACATCCCCTTCTTGATGGCCTTCTGTTTGGTGTGGGGTATGGGTGGCGCATTCATTTCACTTCTTATGTCGAAATGGGTGGCTAAAAAATTCCACGGCGTTCAAATTATTCAGCCGAACAATCAAAACCCTGAATTGCGTGCGCTTGTAAATAAAGTTCACGACTTTGCTCGCCGAGCAGGTCTGCCAAAAATGCCTGAAGTCGGTATTTATGAATCTATCGACATCAACGCGTTTGCGACCGGACCTTCAAAAAGTAATTCCCTGGTCGCGGTTTCAAGCGGACTTTTACAGCGCATGAATGAAAAGGAAATCGACGGCGTTTTGGCCCATGAAGTGGCCCATATCGCAAATGGTGACATGGTGACTATGACGTTGATCCAAGGTATCGTGAATGCGTTTGCGATGTTTTTCTCTCGTATTTTGGCAAACATCGTTGCGTCAAATGTCGATGAAAAATTCCGCGGCGTGGTCCACTTTGCCGTCGTGATCTTGGGCGATATCGCATTTACTTTGCTAGGCTCGATTGTTGTGAACTACTTCTCTCGTCGTCGCGAGTTCCGCGCGGACGCCGGTGGCGCTCGTTATGCGAGCCGTGAAAGCATGATCGCGGCCTTACAAAAGCTGCGCTCGGTTTACAGCTTGCCAATCCCACCGGAAGAAGGCGCGACCGCGACTTTGATGATTTCAAATCGCGATAAACAAGGCGCTTTAGCAAAATTATTCATGACGCATCCTCCATTAGAAGTGCGCATCGAAGCATTACAACGCTCACGTCTGTAA
- a CDS encoding tetratricopeptide repeat protein — MLESEVSIGRKVLKKIPGILLGIFAFTLLVYSSFINVNGSNEVRRLIAPPAYIQHISVGYKEVIADSLWIRAIQDFDYCEQEVAKRVCKNNSWLYRMLDAVTDLSPGFRMPYAVGGLALTIIISDIDGATKFLEKGVRAYPTDWPILYRAAYHHLYETKDKSRAAELLIKAGNNGAPPWVYSLAGRLYSDAGYLDLAEKLLQQMVDQKLEDQFVNRLRDKINAIKAEQSNKASQ, encoded by the coding sequence ATGCTAGAATCTGAAGTCTCTATTGGCAGAAAGGTTCTAAAAAAAATCCCAGGCATATTGCTTGGGATTTTTGCGTTTACGCTTTTAGTTTACTCTTCTTTTATAAATGTAAACGGTTCAAATGAGGTGCGTCGACTGATTGCGCCACCAGCATATATCCAACATATCTCTGTAGGTTATAAAGAGGTGATCGCTGATAGTTTGTGGATTCGTGCTATCCAGGACTTTGATTACTGCGAGCAAGAAGTTGCTAAAAGAGTCTGTAAAAATAATTCCTGGTTGTATCGTATGTTAGATGCGGTTACCGACCTGTCGCCTGGATTTCGCATGCCATATGCCGTCGGAGGGCTTGCTCTGACTATCATAATTTCAGATATTGACGGGGCGACAAAGTTCCTTGAAAAGGGAGTTAGGGCTTATCCGACAGATTGGCCTATTCTATACCGGGCTGCGTATCACCACCTTTATGAAACTAAAGATAAAAGCAGGGCGGCAGAATTGCTTATTAAAGCAGGAAACAATGGCGCGCCTCCGTGGGTCTATTCCCTCGCCGGTCGATTGTATTCTGATGCCGGATATCTGGATTTGGCTGAAAAATTGTTGCAGCAAATGGTTGATCAAAAGCTAGAAGATCAGTTTGTAAATCGCTTGCGAGATAAAATAAACGCCATAAAGGCGGAACAATCCAACAAAGCTTCACAATAG
- a CDS encoding S8 family peptidase → MFSRKWWLLGTVGVLVFFAGLGLYIYSTQDQGPHRSSSSKKDSLRLLENSFITSKTDKVEDEPSALFNDPAINQAWGLKKSDAARAWSVTKGSRDIIVAVIDTGIDVKHEDLASNLWKNPGESGVDAKGRDKATNGIDDDGNGFVDDVYGWNFVSNNNKLDDNHGHGTHIAGIIGAEAGNGKGITGIAPEVSLMILKYYDPKVPGTDNLKNTIASIKYAVKMGAHIINYSGGGTEFSQEEHDAVAEAQKKGILFVAAAGNERSNSDQHHYYPADYKLSNIISVTAIDPSTQVLASSNYGVETVDIAAPGQNILSCLPGNSYGYMTGTSQATAFATGAAALVMAHKQSFKAEDVKKYILATGDAQSQLASKTRTSRQLNLYKALTILDSGISVSGVSVVNTQKKFILETKKGGKAATEGDPAEEGVDTSAREMTAFGKSLINAIGNDSKNRPTRLGTKQGSGEP, encoded by the coding sequence ATGTTTTCTCGCAAGTGGTGGCTCCTAGGAACTGTTGGTGTTTTAGTCTTCTTTGCAGGCCTAGGACTTTATATTTATTCCACTCAAGACCAGGGCCCTCACCGCTCCAGCTCTTCCAAAAAAGATTCCTTACGCCTTTTAGAAAACTCTTTCATCACATCTAAAACCGACAAAGTCGAAGATGAGCCCAGTGCTTTGTTTAACGATCCCGCGATCAATCAAGCTTGGGGTTTAAAAAAATCCGATGCGGCTCGCGCCTGGTCGGTGACCAAAGGCAGCCGCGATATTATCGTGGCCGTCATTGATACGGGCATTGATGTTAAGCATGAAGACTTAGCGAGCAATCTTTGGAAAAATCCTGGTGAATCAGGTGTTGATGCCAAAGGCCGCGACAAAGCCACCAACGGCATCGATGATGACGGCAATGGTTTTGTCGATGACGTGTACGGTTGGAACTTTGTTTCTAACAATAACAAACTGGACGACAATCACGGTCACGGGACTCATATCGCCGGGATCATCGGGGCGGAAGCGGGAAACGGCAAAGGTATTACCGGGATTGCCCCGGAAGTCAGCTTGATGATTTTAAAATACTATGATCCAAAAGTTCCGGGCACCGACAATTTAAAAAATACCATCGCTTCCATTAAGTATGCGGTGAAAATGGGCGCACACATCATCAACTATTCAGGTGGGGGCACCGAGTTTTCCCAAGAAGAGCATGATGCCGTGGCCGAAGCGCAGAAAAAAGGAATTCTTTTTGTCGCCGCTGCCGGCAATGAAAGATCTAATTCCGATCAGCATCACTACTACCCAGCCGATTATAAACTCTCAAATATTATTTCAGTCACTGCGATTGATCCATCAACCCAAGTTTTGGCATCGTCAAATTACGGCGTAGAAACGGTGGATATCGCAGCCCCTGGACAAAACATTCTTTCTTGCTTACCAGGAAATTCTTACGGTTATATGACCGGGACTTCACAAGCCACGGCGTTTGCAACGGGGGCCGCGGCCCTTGTGATGGCGCACAAGCAGTCCTTTAAAGCCGAAGATGTGAAAAAGTATATCTTAGCTACGGGCGATGCCCAGTCGCAATTGGCTTCAAAAACCAGAACGTCTCGTCAGTTGAATCTTTATAAAGCGCTGACCATTTTAGATTCAGGGATATCCGTGTCCGGGGTTTCTGTGGTGAATACGCAAAAGAAGTTCATCCTAGAAACGAAAAAAGGTGGCAAAGCCGCGACGGAGGGGGATCCTGCCGAAGAAGGCGTGGATACGTCTGCTCGCGAGATGACAGCCTTTGGTAAGTCTTTAATCAATGCCATCGGCAATGATTCCAAAAATCGCCCCACACGTTTAGGTACAAAACAAGGCAGCGGCGAACCTTAG